Within the Acidobacteriota bacterium genome, the region GTGCTAAATAGTAGCTCGATACCTTCATTGCCTTCGACTTCTCAAGAGTCGTGGCGATTACCACCTGCCACCAGCCCCTCGGCCCCGACGCCGCATACGCTTCGCCCAGGCTCGCATTAGTCCTCCGTCTTTCTTCAGACCAAGACTCTGTGTTGATCAAAACCGGTGACATCGCTTCATCATACATACCGCTTGCGACATAAGCCTGCCATCTAATGGCACCAGGGAGATAGAAGTTCGGATCCATCTCCAGTGTCTTGCTTAGCTCTTCTATCGCTTCGTCGTATCTATGAGCTAGATAGAGAATCCATCCCAGGTTGGCATTGATAATAAGCGAATGAGGATCCAGGTCCTGCGCTCGTTTCATCTCTTCAAGGGCTTCATCAAATCGCCCCATCGCCGCCAGGTACTCGGAATACCAGTGATGAGCGGTGGCATAGTTGGGTTTTAACTCAATTCCTCGCTCGAAATGCCGCTCGGCCCCTAACCAGTCCCAATCGCAATACATCTTAGCGTAAGCAAGTGAAATGTGAGCCTCGGCCAGCGTTTCATCAATTGACACCGCCTCTGTCGCCTCTGCTTTCGCTTTCAGGAACGCTTCCCGCGGTGAAGAGATGCCGAAGATGCCTAGCAATACGTGAGAGTCAGCCAGCCCCGACTTAGCGAGCGTGTAGCCCGCATCTTTCTCTATTGCCTCCCCAAAGTACTTAATGGCTTTCTTTAATCCTTCTTCAGTTCTCGTATTCAAGAAATAGCGGCCCTTTATGTATGCCTGCTGCGCCTCTGTGTTTTCCGTGTAGTGTTTCGTCAGCAGCGATTCGCCGCCGGTCAGGTCCACACCCAGGACTCGCACCATCTGTTTGGAGATCGCATCCTGTACATCAAATATTTTCGAATACTTCCCGTCGAAAGTACCCGCCCATATCAACTCTCCGCAGCGTGACTTGTACGGTTACTGACTCAGCTAACTTGACGTCCGCGTGCAGCTTCACGGTGACAGTGACTGCTCCACAGCTCACCGCGCTTGGCCCAGCCAAGGTCTGGATAGGTCTGAAAAACAGCGACGACGTAGGAACGAAGTTCGACCTGCTGGCCGAAGTGATGAGAAACGGCGTAGTGATAGGTTCGGGTCAGCTCAACGCTGTGCCCGGGGGCAGTAGCGGCTTCAACAATGCGATTCTGGACACGATCAACCTGGCGTTGTCTTCGCCCTCTGATTTCTGCTCAGGCGACACGTTGAGCTTGCGCCTGTCGGTACGCGTTGCTGCCAGCAGCGGTCACTTTAGCGGCACGGCCAGGCTGTGGTACAACGATTCTGCTGCCAACAGCCGGTTCACGGCCACGGTTGGAGGAACGACAGCCGACTATTTCCTGTTGAATGGCTTTACGTTGGGTACATCCGCTGGGCCGGGACCGAAAAAGACGATAGACGTATTAGTAAACCGTAACGCGCGTGGAAATCCATTCAAACCGTTCGGGACGTGGACCAAGACGTTCTGATCACAGAACGAAATCGCGGCTGCTCAGGATCATTACCCGAGCAGCCGCGTTTCATTGTCGATCGAGCAGAGCTGAACAGGCCGGAGATGAACTACAGCGATAGAGCCGGCTAATGTCTCGGCAACAGGACGGTCCGCTCGATCTCGAAGACCTTCTGATCAAACTTACCTTCGAACAAATCCAGGCCCGCGGCCAGCAATGTCGCGGGCCTTTCGTTCTTCACCCCTACAAGTTTGAATCGCACGATGCCGCTTCGCTCGTCACGTTCCTGCTTTTCGATCACGCGCGATGCGGCGTAGAGCGTGTCTCCCGCTAGCACCGGATTCGGATGGCTGCCTTTGTCGTAGTCCAACTCCCACAACGCATTCGCAGTTGTGTCGCGGCTCGCAAGCGAAGCCGCCCACGCGAAGACCAGCCCGCCTTCGACAACGCGAGTCTTCGTGAAGCTGTGCTCGCGGCAGTAGACTTCGTCGAAGTGCAGCGGGTGGCTGTTGCGAGTCAAGATTGTCAACTGCATGTGCTCGCTCTCGCCGACCGTGTGCCCGATGCTGTGAAGTATCACGTCTCCGGGTTCAAAGTCTTCGAATAAGCCTCGCGGCCGCCCGGGCCAGGCAGGAGCCTTGATCTCGCCGGCGAGTTCTTGTGGCGCAGACTTCAGTCTGTGTTCCTTGCTATCCGCTTCAGAGCTTGCAAAATCGGTGCCTGACTCGGTTGTCTCAGGTGTAGCTTGGACTGCGTCGGGATGCGCGCGGCCTTCGAGCTTGCCGATTGGGATGAGAGCCTTGCGCTCGAAAGTTACGACCGCGACTCCGTCTTGATTGACCCCGGTGGTTCGAAGATGCACCACTCCGCGATCGGGCTTCGATTCAGACACTCGCACGCCGAGGATTTCCGAATACACCGAAAGCGTATCTCCCGAGTAAGCGGCGTTGGGAAACGTCAAATCAATGTAAGCCAGATGCGCGATCGCTTGTTCAGAAATATCGTGCACGGTGAAACTCAAAGCGAGGTTCAACAGCACGAGGGGATGGACTACACGATCGTGGAAGCCGAGGTCTCGAGCAAAGCGGCGGCTTGAGTAGAGCGGATTCGGATCGAGAAACGAGGCCGCGAACATCGCGAGCATCCCGTCGTCAATGGTAACTTCCCAGGGGTGATGATAGACGTCGCCGACCTGAAAGTCGTCAAGCAGCCTGCCATATTTCGGTTCGACGGTTCTGAGCTTCAACGATCCCATCGCTGGCCTCTAACACGGCGCGGCTGTTCCAAAGATGTTGAATCTGCGTGTGTGTGACTGCTTTGAAAGCGGATACCTTTTCATCGTGGCTCATTGACTCGACAAAACAATATGCTCATTCGTCTCGATCAGAAGTCTCGTTCCAACTTCGGCCATTTGATCAAAGAGCCGCATTCGCTCGCTTACTCGTGCAGGCAAGGGGACGCTAACAATCGTGCGATTGTCTTGTCTCGCTATCACTCGTGCCGCCCCTTTCGCTAAAGGATAGATCTCTTCCAACGCAGTGAGATATTCGGCTATGGCGTCTCGGCGGACTTCTTTTGCGGCGCGCCTCATTTCTTGATTGGTCTTTCGGCTCATACTGTCTCTCCTAACGCCTTCTTGATCGCCGCTAAGAATCTATGCGCTCGCTCATACGCGCGTTTCGCTTCTCTTGCTGTTACCGACTGTGGTTTGTAATCCGCCAGGTGTCGGAGTTCAATCAGGTCCATAGGAATACGTCCCAGTTCAGATGGTAGCAATTTCTTCCGCATAATCAATTGCCGGTTGAGCTCCGCTTGCACCTGACCGTGCTGCCACTCATTATCCATAGCGCGAATGGTGGTTAGTTTGATGAGCGCCGCGATGCTTGCTAAGAAGACCGCATAGTAAGCGCGACTCGCACACACGTTGTATTTCTTACTCCGCAACGCCAAGCCAGCGATCTCAAGATTCTCTTTGCCCTTTCGCTAATAGTCTTCCCATTCCATGAGAGGCCCTTAGGCGGGAATGTGCGTCGTCTCGCAGCGGTTCCGAGCGCGCACCTTCTTATTTCTTCAGTGCAGCAAGGTCCGCGACGGATTGCTTGATCAATTGTTTCAGCGTTGGCAAATCTACGTCCTCGAGCTTCTTAATGTACAAGCAAGACTTTCCCGTCTTGTGCTTTCCAAGCTTCTTCATCAGCGCCGGGTAACGCTCGAGTCCCCCCATGATGTACAAGGTCAGGTCTTGTTTGCGCGGCGAGAAGCCTGTCAGGAACCACTCCAACTCGCGCCCACTTTCGTACTTGTACTGATGACGGCCAAAGCCGACTATGCTCGTTCCCCACATTGCCGGCTCAGATTTGGTCGCCGCTTTCATGATTTCCAAGACGCGGAAGCAGTCCTTGCGCCGCTGTTCATCGGCGACGCTGTTTAGGAACTTCTCGACGCTCGCGGTGTTCTTTCTTGTTTTGAGTTCGGCCATTGCTAATACCCCCCCGGGGATCTTCACCGCGCTGCCGTCTTCTGAGACAACAGGTTCGCCATAGTCTCGTGATGGTAACTCTTCGCCAGGTCGAGAGCCGTCAGACCCTCCTTGGTCTTCGCGTTCAGGTCGGCGCCTGCGGCTATCAGCTTCTCAAGCACCACCGTTTCGCCGAAGTCTATCGAGGCCGCGTACAGCAGAGGCGTCATCCCAAGGTTGTCCACGTGGTTCACCTTCGCGCCCCGCTTGAGCAGCACGTCAACCGTGGCTGCATGATTACCGATCGCCGCAGACCCCAGGACCGAGATTCTGTCACTGTCCAGTTCATTCGGGTCCGCGCCCTTTCCGATCAGGTAATCAACCAATGTCGCGTCGTCTTCGAATGTCGCGAAGCTCAAAGGGCTCGTGAAGAAAGTGCCAAGCACTTTCATTCTGTCTTGGAGCCTGGCCCCTGCGTCAAGCAGCGCGCCGACAGTTTGGAGATCACCGGCCATAACGGCAAAGAACAGGGCGCTAGCGTCGTTACGGACCTCGACTCCTTTGTCCGCGTTCGGCTTGGCGCCTTTCTTCAGCAGCAGCCGGACGACCTCCGAGTTGCCTCGGTACCGCGCGGCGACCATCAGCGGCGTGAGGCCCGTCGCAGCGCGGGCATTCACGTCTGCACCGCGATCGAGAAGAAGTTTCACCTTCTCGAGATTGCTAGCCGCAAGCATCAGCGCTGTAGTCCCCTCGGCAGTCTTGGCGTCGGGTTTCATTCCTCCGTCGAGAAGTTTCTTCAGATCGGCGGCGCTGCCGGTCAGCGCGACCTTCACCCACTCGGCTTGCTCGGTGGGCTGGAGGGCAGCCAGCGCGGGCCTTATCGAGTCTTTTCCTGCTCGCGACGGGATCGCTTGCATCAATGCGGCAGCGGCCCAGGTCGTTCCCATAATCGAGATGAACTGGTCGTGCTGAAACGGAGGAAACTCCACGTTCATGAACGGCGGGCTCACGGGCGCGGGTGGATGAAGACGCGATTTGATTCGCCATGAGCCGTCCGCTTCCTGGGTTTTCAAAAGGAAGCTCACACCGCGCTGATATGAAGCGTCGTTAGTCGGGAGCCCGGCCGCTTTGTGCAAGGCGAACAAGACCTCGCCGGTCGCATATGCGTCGCTGGCCAACGTGGGCAACTGGGCCCACCCGCCATCTGCGCGCTGCTCGGCCACAAGTTGACGCGCGGCTTTCTGTCGAGCCTTCTCGTCCGCGCCCGTCCAAAGCAGGCCAAGTAACCTAAAAGTTGCGTCCTCAGTTGTTCGAGGTTGCGACTTGAGCAGCCACTCTCGGGCTCGACGCACTCGTGCTTCCTTCTCTTCCTTGAACTGTTCGGGCAGATAACGTGTCAGGGCCTGGGCGCAGACCGCGGTGGCCGTGAATCGGCTGTGGGATTGTGGCGGCCGGTTGTCCATTGTGGGCCAACTGCCATCGGCGTGTTGGCGCGAGGCGATGAACTGGGCGGAAGCCGCTGTCGCGAGGCTTGCGCCGACACCGGCTACGTCGGCGGCGTATAGCGCCCAGCCATCGAATAACACGTCTATGTAATCGTACCCCTGGACCTGCGAATCAAGATCTTTTAGATATGCGAAGGCCGACGCGGTCGTGTCCCGCGCTATTGTCTCATCAAGAGGCACTCCGCGCTCGCGAGCCAGCTTGATCGGGATTTCGGTAAGCAGTTGGTGATGGCAGGAAGTGCAAACCTGCTTCTTGTACCAGACGACCTGCGAGTGCTGGACGAGCTTGAGGGCTTTTGCGGAGGCCGCGCGTAGCCCAGCCTCCTCGAGCTTTAGCTTTGTCGCGGGTTGATCTGAATCGACAGCGCCGGATACTGAGCCGGCCGCCTGAAACGCGTACTGAGGCGTTGTCTGCATTTGAGACTCTCGTTCGAACCCGAAGAAGATCACGAGTGATGTGAAGCCAAGTAGCAATAGTCTTTTCATTGAAGCACCTCCTATTAACAGATCATCAACCGCTTTGCGAGAGCGTCATCCAACCGCCCCATCGCGTAAGCCTTCTTCAACGTGTTTCGATTCATGCGATCCGTAGCGCGATCGGCCATCTTGCCGTCAATCATCGTAGCCCCTCGACCCGACGCTTCGGCTTCGAGAAACCGGGTTGCATTGTTGATCGCGCGTTCGATCTCATCATCCGGCGTCTGGAAGATCTCGACCGCCATCGCGGTCTGATCAGGAATGCCGGTCCACTTGCCGGCGAATCCGAAATCGCGCGCCAGCAGCGCGTCGCGGCGAAACTCTTCCATCGCTGCGCGGCGTTCTTCGTCGCTCTTGTCGCGAGTCGGGTAGTTCGTAGTCATCTCGGCGATCGCCGGTATCCCGGCCGACGCGGCGGCCTTCACGATGCGCCCCCGAGCTTGCGCTATCAGCGGATGATCCGCCCGGTAACTCGAAGCTCCCATGCCCAGGCTCGCCCAGTAGTCATACGACCCAAAGACCAATCCGGCCAGCCGCCGCGACGAGCGCGCTATCTCGAAGACGTTCTCTTCCGCCGACGCCGACTCGATCAACGGTTCGATTCGTATGCCGCCATGCGGAAGTCCAAGCGCTTCTTCCAAGGCGGTCAGCGTCTCGTCGATCGAGCGAACTTCATCGGCGCTTTCGATCTTGGGGTAGATCAAACCGTCGAGTTTCGAGCCTGCGCCTTCCACGATCGTCGCGATATCTTCGAACGCCGGATCAAGCTCGAGTCCACGAGGGCGAAAAAATCGAAGCCGCGTTCCCCAGTCCAGCTCATTGAAAGCGCGAATGACGTTGACTCGTCCCTGTTCGAGCAGCTCCGAGTTGTCACGGGGGATCGAGTCTTCCAGATCGAGCATCACCAGGTTGGCTTTGGACTTCGTGACCGCGCTCTCGACGTACTTCCACACAGTGGCCGGCGTCGTGAGATGAGCCATCTGCAGGAGGTACTTAGGCTCGAGATCGATCGTCTGATCGCGGTACTGATCGATCAAACGATTGTTTCGTGCAGCGGACGCCGCGGTGATTTCTTCAACTGCCATCGGTTTGGAACCTGACACTAATTGCGCATAGCGCGAATCATCACCAGTCTTGATTGTGATGATTCGCGCTACCGGCGGTTGGTGGCCTTATTTTCCGGCGCGGCCGTTGGGCTTGTGATAGTTCGGATAAGGCGGACGCGTGCGAGTGGGCGGCGGGTTCTTACTCAGCGCGCTCAGCACAACTTCGACCGCCTTCTCGAGTTGCGGGTCTCGCCCCGCGCGCCACGCCATCGGGTCGAACTCGACTTCGATGTCGGGAGTGACGCCGGCATTCTCGACATCCCACTTGCCTTCGGGACTCCAAAAAGCGACACGGGGCGCGGTCACCTGGCCGCCGTCGATTAGCGTGGGATAGTCATAGATACCGACGAGCCCGCCCCAGGTACGTTTGCCGATCAGAGGCCCGACGCCCGCCCTGCGAAAGTACCACGGCATAGCGTCGCCGCCGCTGCCTGCGTACTCGTTGATGATCATCGCCTTCGGTCCGTAGATCGAGCCGACCGGTGTGGTGAAGTCCTCGCCTTCGCGCGTTGCCCAGTAGCTCAGCAAGGGGCGGCGCATGTAGTCGATGATGTAGTCGGCAGCGGTGCCGCCGCCGTTGAACCGCTCGTCGATCACCGCGCCCTGCTTATCTATCTGAGCGAAGTAGTAACGGTTGAAGTTGGTGAAGCCGCCACCCCCAGTGTCGGGCAGATACACATACGCGAGCTTGCCGCCGCTCATCTGATCGACCTTGCGCCGGTTGTCTTCGATCCAGGCGAGGTTCCTCAATCCCTGTTCACCCTCGACTGGAACTACGGTGACCTCGCGCGAGTTTGCGCCGTTGGGGTCCGAGCCGACTTTGATGACCACCGACTTGCCGGCGGCGCCTTCGAAGAAGCTGTAGACGCTATCGCTTGCTCGAAGCTCGCGTCCGTTGACCGCCAGCAGGTATTCGCCGGCGGCGACGTTCACCCCGGGCTGAGTCAGCGGCGCGCGAAGCTGCGGGTTCCAGTTCTCGCCGTTGTAGACTCGCGCGAATCGGTAGCGGCCGTTCTCAATCTTGAAATCCGCGCCCAGCAACCCGCCCTTCACTTTCTTTACCTCGGGTGCATCCCCGCCCCCCACGTAAAGGTGTCCGACCGTAAGCTCGCCGAGCATCTCGGAGAACAGATAGTTAAGATCGGCGCGATGAGCCAGGCTGGCCAGGTAGGGCGCGTACGCGGTTTCGGTCGCTTTCAGATCGAGGCCGTGATAGCCCGGATCGTAGAAGAAGTCGCGCTCGATGCGCCACACCTCGCGATACATCTGATTCCATTCGGCGCGCGGGTCGACCCAGACTTCCATCTCGTCGGTCTTGAGCATGCCTTCGCCGGGCTTGAGCGGTTGAGCCGTCGAAGCGATGAACCAGCCAGCTCCTTGTCTGAAGAGCATCTTCTCGCCGTTGGCGGACACGTCGAAGGCGGAGACTCCTTCAAGGACTTTGTCGGTCTTGCGCTTTTCGAGATCGAACTTGTGAACGATTGCCGCGGAGCTGACGCCTGGAACTCGCTGGGCTTCCAGAATGTAAAGCGTGCCGGCCTTGCCGACGCTGGTGCCTACATAGTTTCGCGCGGGAAGCGGAAGCGCAAGAATTCGCTGGCCGATGTTGTCGAAGTCGATCGAGACGGCGACCGCTTCTTTCTTGTCAGCCGGCTTATCGGCTGGCGTTGCGGGCGCGGCTGGCGTTGCGGGCGGGGCTGCGCCGGCGGCCGGCGGCGTCTCCGCAGGTTTCTTCTCATCTTGAACCTTCTCTTCGTCGCTTTCCGGAGCGAGCGGCGAAGGGAGGTCCCGCCGAAGCACGATCACGTAGACGCTGCGAGTAACCTCGTGGCTGAAGCTGGACATGTCCAGCCATCCGGTCGTCGGGCCGGCATCGGTGCTGGCCGTGAAATAGACGTACTTGCCGCCCTTGTCGAACGTGGCGAAGCGCGCGTCGCTCAAACCGTCAGTTACCTGCGTGCTCTTCCCGGTTTCGAGCGAGTAAACACAAACGACGCCAAGTCGATTCTTGAGCTGCCTGGTGTAGGTCACCCATCGGCTGTCGGGGGACCACGACGGATCAAAAACGCGCCAGGGGTTTTCATAAGTCGTGGTGTCCACTTTTACCGGCGCGCCTTTGTCGATATCGACGTACCAGAGGTTCAGGCGCTTATCGGTGTAGACGATCTTTTTGCTATCGGGCGACCAAAGCGGTGAGTAATAAAACGAAGGCGGATTGCCTAGATTGATCTTCTTCGGCTCACCCATGCCGTTCTGATCACGAAGGTGAAGCGCATACTCGCCCGACTCATCCGAGAAGTAAGCGATCCACTTTCCATCGGGTGACCACGACGGGTCCCGTTCGGCGGCGCCCGGCGTCCTGGTCAGGTTGCGCGCGTTGCCTTTCTCGGCCGGCACGGTCAGGATTTCGCCGCGAGCTTCGAACACGGCTCGCGCGCCGGTCGGAGAAAGCGTCGCGTTGAGGATGCGGCTCGCCACTTTTTCGAAGCGCGGACGCACCGAGGCCATGTCGCCCGCGGCTCTAAGATCGAGCTTGTGAGTCTTGTCAGTCTTGAGGTCGAGCACGTGGAGCGCGCCGAACTGCTCGTAGACTATCGCGCCGGGTCCTGCGGTGGCCGACTTGATATCGAGCCCATCATTGCGAACGACTTGAGAGACTTTCCTGGAAGCCGTGTCGTAGGCAAACAACGTTACCGCACCGTTGCGATCCGACAGGAAGTAGACTTTTCCTTCGACCCACATCGGGTTGAAGTCGTTTGAATTGTCACGCGGAACTTTCTCGACGCTCGAATCCGCAAGCTTTGCCAGCCAGACCGCTGTAGTCTGGCCGCCTCGATAGCGCTTCCACGCGGTGAATGCGCGCGGCAGTGGACAGTAAGCCAGCCGCGAGCCGTCGGCCGAGAAGGAGCCTTCGAAGGCCATCGGCAGGGGAACTTCAACCGGAAAGCCGCCGTCGGTCGAGATAGTGAACAGGCGCGCGAACCGCGAGTAACTATTCCGCCCCGAGCCGAAGAGGACGCTCTTGCCGTCGGTTGTCCAGCCCGCGACAATGTCGGCACCCGGATGATAAGTCAGCCGCCGCGGGACTCCGCCCGCAGCCGGGACTACATATGCGTCGATGTTGCCGTCATACTCGCCGGTGAAGGCGATCATCGACCCGTCGGGCGAGAAGATCGGGTTAGTCTCTATGCCGGTGCCGGTCGTCAGACGTTTAGCGTCTCCGCCTTCGCGTGGGGCTATCCACAAATCTCCGGCGCAGACAAATGCGACTTGAGTGCGGCTTATGGTTGGCTTCTGAAGCAACAGCGGCTTCTCAGCT harbors:
- a CDS encoding tetratricopeptide repeat protein, yielding MIWAGTFDGKYSKIFDVQDAISKQMVRVLGVDLTGGESLLTKHYTENTEAQQAYIKGRYFLNTRTEEGLKKAIKYFGEAIEKDAGYTLAKSGLADSHVLLGIFGISSPREAFLKAKAEATEAVSIDETLAEAHISLAYAKMYCDWDWLGAERHFERGIELKPNYATAHHWYSEYLAAMGRFDEALEEMKRAQDLDPHSLIINANLGWILYLAHRYDEAIEELSKTLEMDPNFYLPGAIRWQAYVASGMYDEAMSPVLINTESWSEERRRTNASLGEAYAASGPRGWWQVVIATTLEKSKAMKVSSYYLAQCYAQLGENDRAIQYLERAYEDRDLGMICLKVDPLLDGLRSDARLTVLLARVGFPLNATKQC
- a CDS encoding MaoC family dehydratase, whose protein sequence is MGSLKLRTVEPKYGRLLDDFQVGDVYHHPWEVTIDDGMLAMFAASFLDPNPLYSSRRFARDLGFHDRVVHPLVLLNLALSFTVHDISEQAIAHLAYIDLTFPNAAYSGDTLSVYSEILGVRVSESKPDRGVVHLRTTGVNQDGVAVVTFERKALIPIGKLEGRAHPDAVQATPETTESGTDFASSEADSKEHRLKSAPQELAGEIKAPAWPGRPRGLFEDFEPGDVILHSIGHTVGESEHMQLTILTRNSHPLHFDEVYCREHSFTKTRVVEGGLVFAWAASLASRDTTANALWELDYDKGSHPNPVLAGDTLYAASRVIEKQERDERSGIVRFKLVGVKNERPATLLAAGLDLFEGKFDQKVFEIERTVLLPRH
- a CDS encoding DUF1801 domain-containing protein, with amino-acid sequence MAELKTRKNTASVEKFLNSVADEQRRKDCFRVLEIMKAATKSEPAMWGTSIVGFGRHQYKYESGRELEWFLTGFSPRKQDLTLYIMGGLERYPALMKKLGKHKTGKSCLYIKKLEDVDLPTLKQLIKQSVADLAALKK
- a CDS encoding ankyrin repeat domain-containing protein, with amino-acid sequence MKRLLLLGFTSLVIFFGFERESQMQTTPQYAFQAAGSVSGAVDSDQPATKLKLEEAGLRAASAKALKLVQHSQVVWYKKQVCTSCHHQLLTEIPIKLARERGVPLDETIARDTTASAFAYLKDLDSQVQGYDYIDVLFDGWALYAADVAGVGASLATAASAQFIASRQHADGSWPTMDNRPPQSHSRFTATAVCAQALTRYLPEQFKEEKEARVRRAREWLLKSQPRTTEDATFRLLGLLWTGADEKARQKAARQLVAEQRADGGWAQLPTLASDAYATGEVLFALHKAAGLPTNDASYQRGVSFLLKTQEADGSWRIKSRLHPPAPVSPPFMNVEFPPFQHDQFISIMGTTWAAAALMQAIPSRAGKDSIRPALAALQPTEQAEWVKVALTGSAADLKKLLDGGMKPDAKTAEGTTALMLAASNLEKVKLLLDRGADVNARAATGLTPLMVAARYRGNSEVVRLLLKKGAKPNADKGVEVRNDASALFFAVMAGDLQTVGALLDAGARLQDRMKVLGTFFTSPLSFATFEDDATLVDYLIGKGADPNELDSDRISVLGSAAIGNHAATVDVLLKRGAKVNHVDNLGMTPLLYAASIDFGETVVLEKLIAAGADLNAKTKEGLTALDLAKSYHHETMANLLSQKTAAR
- a CDS encoding aldolase/citrate lyase family protein, producing MAVEEITAASAARNNRLIDQYRDQTIDLEPKYLLQMAHLTTPATVWKYVESAVTKSKANLVMLDLEDSIPRDNSELLEQGRVNVIRAFNELDWGTRLRFFRPRGLELDPAFEDIATIVEGAGSKLDGLIYPKIESADEVRSIDETLTALEEALGLPHGGIRIEPLIESASAEENVFEIARSSRRLAGLVFGSYDYWASLGMGASSYRADHPLIAQARGRIVKAAASAGIPAIAEMTTNYPTRDKSDEERRAAMEEFRRDALLARDFGFAGKWTGIPDQTAMAVEIFQTPDDEIERAINNATRFLEAEASGRGATMIDGKMADRATDRMNRNTLKKAYAMGRLDDALAKRLMIC
- a CDS encoding PDZ domain-containing protein produces the protein MKRALGILAVAFVLATGALAQAEKPLLLQKPTISRTQVAFVCAGDLWIAPREGGDAKRLTTGTGIETNPIFSPDGSMIAFTGEYDGNIDAYVVPAAGGVPRRLTYHPGADIVAGWTTDGKSVLFGSGRNSYSRFARLFTISTDGGFPVEVPLPMAFEGSFSADGSRLAYCPLPRAFTAWKRYRGGQTTAVWLAKLADSSVEKVPRDNSNDFNPMWVEGKVYFLSDRNGAVTLFAYDTASRKVSQVVRNDGLDIKSATAGPGAIVYEQFGALHVLDLKTDKTHKLDLRAAGDMASVRPRFEKVASRILNATLSPTGARAVFEARGEILTVPAEKGNARNLTRTPGAAERDPSWSPDGKWIAYFSDESGEYALHLRDQNGMGEPKKINLGNPPSFYYSPLWSPDSKKIVYTDKRLNLWYVDIDKGAPVKVDTTTYENPWRVFDPSWSPDSRWVTYTRQLKNRLGVVCVYSLETGKSTQVTDGLSDARFATFDKGGKYVYFTASTDAGPTTGWLDMSSFSHEVTRSVYVIVLRRDLPSPLAPESDEEKVQDEKKPAETPPAAGAAPPATPAAPATPADKPADKKEAVAVSIDFDNIGQRILALPLPARNYVGTSVGKAGTLYILEAQRVPGVSSAAIVHKFDLEKRKTDKVLEGVSAFDVSANGEKMLFRQGAGWFIASTAQPLKPGEGMLKTDEMEVWVDPRAEWNQMYREVWRIERDFFYDPGYHGLDLKATETAYAPYLASLAHRADLNYLFSEMLGELTVGHLYVGGGDAPEVKKVKGGLLGADFKIENGRYRFARVYNGENWNPQLRAPLTQPGVNVAAGEYLLAVNGRELRASDSVYSFFEGAAGKSVVIKVGSDPNGANSREVTVVPVEGEQGLRNLAWIEDNRRKVDQMSGGKLAYVYLPDTGGGGFTNFNRYYFAQIDKQGAVIDERFNGGGTAADYIIDYMRRPLLSYWATREGEDFTTPVGSIYGPKAMIINEYAGSGGDAMPWYFRRAGVGPLIGKRTWGGLVGIYDYPTLIDGGQVTAPRVAFWSPEGKWDVENAGVTPDIEVEFDPMAWRAGRDPQLEKAVEVVLSALSKNPPPTRTRPPYPNYHKPNGRAGK